The following proteins are encoded in a genomic region of Populus trichocarpa isolate Nisqually-1 chromosome 13, P.trichocarpa_v4.1, whole genome shotgun sequence:
- the LOC18104443 gene encoding protein disulfide-isomerase 5-2 — MKTTRSSLILILSIIISATESTRADKINTVLELDESNFDSTIAAYDYVFVDFYAPWCTHCKRLAPELDVAAPILAELKKPIVIAKVNADKYTRLARKHEVDGYPTLKIYMHGVPTEYYGPRKAELLVRFLRKFVAPDVVVLNSDSAIREFVEEAGTHFPIFIGFGLNETLISNLAIKYKKKAWFSVASDFSDDVMVQYDFDKIPTVVSIHPSYDDHSIFYGPFEEEFLEEFIEQNFLPLAVPINYDTLKVLKDDQRKIVLTILEDESEEKSQKLIKTLKAAASANRNLVFGYVGVKQWAEFAETFGAKGTKLPKMIVWDGGEEYLSVIGSESIEEEDQGSQISQFLAGYREGKTERNRISGPSLMGYLNSLIGVRTVYIIVFLVAMLILIRHISKEEPLTVGTGDQVEHATSSEAESSDYRPGDKQD, encoded by the exons ATGAAGACGACGCGATCATCCTTAATCCTCATATTATCCATAATAATATCGGCAACAGAATCAACAAGAGCTGACAAAATAAATACAGTGTTAGAGCTAGACGAATCGAATTTCGATTCTACTATTGCCGCCTACGACTATGTCTTCGTCGATTTCTACGCCCCTTGGTGCACCCATTGCAAGCGCCTCGCTCCCGAG ttagaTGTGGCTGCTCCAATTCTCGCTGAATTGAAGAAACCTATAGTCATAGCGAAAGTGAATGCCGACAAGTATACCCGTCTTGCTAGGAAACATGAAGTCGA TGGATATCCGACCCTCAAGATCTATATGCATGGTGTTCCGACAGAATATTATGGACCAAGGAAAGCAGAATTACTCGTTCGTTTTCTGAGGAAATTTGTTGCTCCTGATGTTGTTGTCCTTAATTCCGACTCAGCTATAAGAGAGTTTGTTGAAGAAGCTGGGACACATTTTCCTATATTTATAGGTTTCGGTTTAAATGAGACTTTGATATCAAATCTAGCCATAAAGTATAAGAAGAAGGCTTGGTTTTCTGTAGCAAGTGATTTCTCAGATGATGTAATGGTACAATATGATTTTGACAAGATTCCAACTGTGGTATCTATTCATCCAAGTTACGATGATCATAGCATCTTTTATGGGCCCTTTGAAG AGGAATTTTTGGAGGAATTCATAGAACAAAATTTTCTTCCTTTGGCTGTGCCAATAAACTATGATACACTGAAGGTACTGAAAGATGATCAGAGGAAAATTGTCCTGACCATCTTAGAGGATGAGTCTGAAGAGAAATCACAAAAGTTGATCAAGACATTGAAGGCCGCTGCATCAGCAAATCGCAATTTGGTATTTGGTTATGTTGGGGTTAAACAATGGGCGGAATTTGCAGAGACATTTGGTGCCAAGGGGACAAAACTACCAAAAATGATTGTTTGGGATGGAGGCGAGGAGTATCTTTCA GTTATTGGCTCAGAAAGCATTGAAGAGGAGGACCAGGGGTCTCAAATCTCACAATTCCTTGCAGGATATAGAGAAGGGAAAACAGAGCGGAATAGAATTAGTGGTCCATCACTGATGGGCTATCTCAATTCACTGATTGGAGTTAGAACTGTGTACATAATTGTGTTTTTGGTTGCAATGCTAATACTGATCCGACATATTAGCAAAGAGGAACCTCTAACGGTTGGTACCGGAGACCAAGTTGAACACGCGACAAGCTCTGAAGCTGAAAGCTCAGACTATAGACCCGGGGATAAGCAAGACTAG
- the LOC18104444 gene encoding receptor homology region, transmembrane domain- and RING domain-containing protein 2: protein MKGIVVLLLSLLSCCLVASANVVLIGNNVTMAFNDIEANFAPAIKGSGECGVLSLAEPIDACTDLTNKAEKGLNSSSPYVLIIRGGCSFEHKVRRAQKAGFKAAIVFDNEEGVLVAMAGNSVGVKIHAVFVSKKSGETLTKYAGLTGLELWLIPSFENSAWSIMAISFISLLAMSAVLATCFFIRRHRIRREHSHSSRVREFHGMSSRLVKAMPSLTFTSVLEDNCTSTTCAICLEDYTVGEKLRILPCRHKFHAFCVDSWLTTWRTFCPVCKRDARTSTGDPPASESTPLLSSNPSSFASSSMLSSFRSGTSTAIQIASSRTPSVSHISSLSSTPYVQQPLRSYRHSTSISISHSSADLRHMSSQRSLTSHLVSPHSLGYPSISPLNTRYMSAYIPSPSNASPSLVSSSHQPRPLYCSESVSSSHQPRPLHCSESAASFSSFASAQSLPGC, encoded by the exons ATGAAGGGTATTGTAGTTTTATTGTTGTCTCTGTTGAGTTGCTGTTTGGTGGCGTCGGCTAATGTTGTTTTGATTGGAAATAATGTCACCATGGCTTTCAATGATATCGAAGCTAATTtcg CTCCGGCAATAAAGGGCTCAGGTGAATGTGGGGTATTGTCTTTGGCGGAGCCTATTGATGCATGCACGGATTTGACTAATAAAGCTGAAAAGGGTTTGAATAGTAGCTCTCCATATGTGTTGATTATTAGAGGAGGGTGTAGCTTTGAGCATAAAGTTAGAAGAGCACAAAAGGCAGGGTTCAAAGCTGCTATTGTCTTTGACAACGAAGAAGGAGTCTTGGTTGCAA TGGCAGGAAACTCAGTTGGTGTAAAAATACATGCCGTCTTTGTTTCTAAAAAATCAGGCGAAACACTTACGAAGTATGCTGGGTTGACTGGCTTGGAGCTGTGGTTAATCCCAAGCTTTGAAAATTCAGCATGGTCTATTATGGCaatctcttttatttctcttcttgCGATGTCTGCAGTATTGGCAACTTGTTTCTTCATCCGCAGACATCGCATAAGAAGAGAGCACTCTCACTCATCTCGTGTTCGGGAATTCCATGGGATGAGCAGCCGCCTAGTGAAAGCAATGCCTAGCCTCACATTTACGTCCGTTCTAGAGGATAATTGTACTTCTACTACATGTGCCATATGCCTTGAAGATTATACTGTTGGAGAAAAACTCAGGATTCTGCCATGTCGACACA AATTCCATGCTTTCTGTGTGGATTCTTGGCTAACTACATGGAGAACCTTTTGTCCAGTATGCAAGCGTGATGCAAGAACTAGCACAGGTGATCCACCAGCATCAGAATCCACACCATTGCTTTCTTCCAACCCATCCTCTTTCGCTTCATCATCAATGCTTTCATCTTTTAGATCTGGAACATCAACTGCCATACAAATTGCCTCATCAAGGACCCCTTCAGTTTCTCACATTTCCTCTCTTTCAAGCACTCCTTATGTCCAACAGCCTCTTAGATCCTACCGGCACTCGACTTCCATAAGTATAAGTCACAGCTCAGCTGATCTTAGGCACATGTCTTCCCAAAGATCCCTTACTTCCCATTTGGTTTCACCCCATTCTTTGGGCTACCCATCAATATCACCCTTGAATACCAGATACATGTCTGCATATATTCCTAGCCCAAGCAATGCCTCCCCAAGTCTGGTTAGCTCTAGTCATCAACCACGCCCATTGTATTGCAGTGAGTCGGTTAGCTCTAGTCATCAGCCACGCCCATTGCATTGCAGTGAGTCTGCTGCAAGTTTCTCCTCATTTGCCTCTGCCCAGTCTCTTCCAGGTTGCtaa